Part of the Synechococcales cyanobacterium T60_A2020_003 genome, AGTTTTGCCCGCCGATGGGCACAACAGTTTCCATCGGAGACTATTTTGCTGATTTCCACAGATCCAGCCCACTCCCTGGGCGATGTCTTGCGGATGGAGGTTGACGATACTCCCCATGCGGTGGCGGATTGTCCCAATCTTCAGGTTCGTGCCCTTGATGCCGATGCCCTGCTCAACGTCTTCAAAGCGGATTACGGTCATGCACTGGAACTGTTGGTGGAACGGGGTAGCTTTGTGGAAGGTTCCGATCTCGCGCCTGTGTGGGATTTGGATTGGCCGGGACTCGATGAATTGATGGGCATTCTGGAAATTCAACGCATTTTGCGCGAACAGGTTGCCGATCGGGTGGTGGTAGATATGGCTCCGAGCGGCCATACGCTCAATCTATTTAGGCTGATGGACTTCTTGGATGAGTTCTTGCAAGCCCTCGATCTGTTTCAGGAAAAGCATCGCGTTGTTAGTCAGCGATTTACGGGAACCTATACGCCCGATGAGGCCGATCGGTTTTTGGACACCATGAAACAGGATTTGGCAGATGGACGGCAGCTTTTGCAAGATACAGTCCGCACCACCTGTTTAACGGTGGCGATCGCCGAACCCATGAGCTGGCTTGAAACTTGCCGCTTTTTGGACTCTCTCAAACAGCTTCAGATTCCCGTGGGGGGATTAGTTGTCAACCATCTCTTAGAAAAGTCTGCACCAGAGGGCGATCGCCAGTTGGAACAGCAGGAAATGCTCACTAAGTTTTTTGCGATCGCCGAACAACTTCCCGTTTGGGCGATTCCAGAACAAGATCAGGAGCCTGTGGGAGCGGAAGCTCTGGATCGGCTGATGGCGAGTATCGTTCCGGCTCAGCAGATGACCACACCCCCACCCAGCGAACCGCTTTCACCGGCTGAACATCCGCTCAAAATTCCGCCCGGATTTGATGACTTCATTGAAATCGAGCGGCGCTTGATCCTCGTTGGCGGCAAGGGCGGAGTCGGCAAAACAACCGTTTCAGCCGCGATCGCCTGGGGCATGGCAGCGCGTCATCCCGATCGCAATGTGTTGGTGATTTCCATTGATCCAGCCCACTCTCTAGGCGATGCCTTTGGCTATCCGTTGGGGCATGAACTGA contains:
- a CDS encoding ArsA family ATPase yields the protein MVSGKGGVGKTTFSCSFARRWAQQFPSETILLISTDPAHSLGDVLRMEVDDTPHAVADCPNLQVRALDADALLNVFKADYGHALELLVERGSFVEGSDLAPVWDLDWPGLDELMGILEIQRILREQVADRVVVDMAPSGHTLNLFRLMDFLDEFLQALDLFQEKHRVVSQRFTGTYTPDEADRFLDTMKQDLADGRQLLQDTVRTTCLTVAIAEPMSWLETCRFLDSLKQLQIPVGGLVVNHLLEKSAPEGDRQLEQQEMLTKFFAIAEQLPVWAIPEQDQEPVGAEALDRLMASIVPAQQMTTPPPSEPLSPAEHPLKIPPGFDDFIEIERRLILVGGKGGVGKTTVSAAIAWGMAARHPDRNVLVISIDPAHSLGDAFGYPLGHELTAIRENLMAQEVDAEHVLDQFREDYLWELAEMMSGDAASDDSMQLAYGPQAWRQIASQALPGIDEMLSLMTVTERLEAQEQDLIIVDTAPTGHLLRFLEMPTALGDWLAWIFKLWLKYQDVVGRTEFMGRLRTLRQRVMQAQKKLKDPQHTEFIGVLQGQSAIAAETVRLAQAMEDLGITQRYVVHNRYRPGYELPEGLLTGQTIVKMADLPRAIAPMEQIQIAADLLF